The genomic region GattttataatgaaaaaatgtttgGATTAAAAACTCAAATGAATATAGGgattatagaaaatatagacAGTATTGTCAAcgataatatttttaaaaagtataCATACATAAGAATACCAATTCAGCTTggtattaatatattacttGTTATTCCATcctttataataaaaaatagtagaagtataaaaatattacacaTATGTTcaattttaaattgtttagttaatatattttttgggATGGTGGATATAACTTATTCgttaaataacaaaatatatgatacccaacaaatatataagatattaaatcattttaatgtttttgacatatatttaattggGAAATTGATAACcagtatatttataattccATTTATTACAAACTTTAGTGAAGCCCAAACTCGCTCATTGGTTTATTTTAGTTGTTTTTCGTATATATctactttttattattcctTTAGCCCGCTCTCATTTTCAATCAAGCTAATGTTcataacaaattttattctCCTAATTGCAATTTCCATGataacaatttattttactaggtaaattttgaaaaaagaGATGGAATAGAATAAAACAGCTCATATATGGAATTACATGTTTGTTTATTAcctttcaattttatttttactttcacatatttttgtcatttttttttatcttagATTGGTAGCTAAATCTCGGAAAATGCTGTTCGTTAAATATGTGCTGCcctatttcatttatttgaCATTTTTAAGCACAAGTATGAATGTTCACAGGGAAATTCAAGAGGGAAAAAGAGAACAAACCTAAGGgttcattattttgttttgttaTAAAACATGCGATATGTgctttatttaaaattttttttttgtcatttttatttattaaatcgtttccgattttatttttttgtgtcaGTTATTATAactatgtttatttttttattttttttgaatttccTTATTCTGGCATTAGGATAGTTTAGTATTTGCGGATATTTTGAAtcgttttattttgatgTAATGCTGTGCATGTTTCCACTTACATTTTTCTTtgatatttcttttttcgGTTTGCTTATACGtgtgaatataaaaaataaattatagcATAGTACGCTAGATGAACAATTTGATGacgtattatttttttttctaatttattGCAatctattaatatatatatatcatttatttgaaaaaataaaaaaatatttatgagCCTGATATTCGTCATTTTAACGATTCCAATATGGTagttatataataaacatggtaaaaatattttaacagTAATCACATAAAtttagataaaaaaaatatttaaaaatttttgttatatttatatgtacattggatatgtttatatatttaaaaaatagtgaGTACTtgttattttctaaaaaaatttaaggATGAAAAATAGTATAGGATTGAGTTGCTGTTCAATATATTCGAACCCTTTAGATTATGaaggaaataaattaaaaataatagaaagTATAAAACAATGTAAAAGCTTAAATTGTAGTATAAGAATAGGGGGGGAATTAGAAATAACTGGAGTAAGTTGTAAAAATAGTTTTAAAGGAATTGAAGATATTCATGAAAATTGTTGGTTAACATTaagtaatatattaaaggaaaaatatgaagGTAGTAATATAACggataatatattatgttttattagtatgcctatttattttaaaaaaaaattatatagttCTGAagtcattatatataacagccaaattatttatatatctcCTAAGGAAAAtgttgaaaataatgagcAGTCGATGTATTTTTCACCATATGTTGGATTAAAATGTGAAGAAGATATTGAATTGAAAAATgaaggaaaaaatacaattattttttcaaacagtaatgttaatataatttctaatcattttgaaatattctCATTGCCTAAATGTATCCAAAATGTAACACAACAAAAAGAAACATATATAGGAAAATGCATAATAGAATATGAAGGAGTAGCAATAGCACATACTTTCTTAGATGATTTAATTAGTATAGAAcgaaatgaaataattgaTGATAgaattgatatatttaataaatgggATCCTGATTGTAATCATagtattaattataatgttagcgaaaataagaaaaacaTATCTCCTTTTGAAAAAGAGTATATAAAACTGACCACTACAAATAAGATAAATTTAGAATGTATAGATGTATTATTAGTAAACGGATATATAACTAATGAActtgaattatttaaaaaatatttttcaacaTTAATGAAcctaacaaaaaaatatccacatttaattttatgttttagtaataattttggctgtgataattatttatatatgtttgatggattttcatttatcggaaaaaatgaacaaattttaacaaaaaatggaaGGTATTCATTTTATGAGATTCAAGTTGCATCTGTTAAGGTAGAAATCGAGAACAAACAAGaggatataaaaaaagaaattaatTCTAAAATTTGTAAGAACAAAATTGGAAAAcaaatatcattattatcaattAATAAACATGGTAAAGATACTAAAGAACCCATTTTCGCATACAACAAAGACATACCTTTATCTATAGAGTGTTCTAAAGATACGTTATCGAAAAATCTTCCCGATATAtttaacataaataaatactCAAAAGATAATAAGAATTTAGCAGAATTATTTAGTAGTCATCATTGTGGTAATAGACAAAATAACTCGGAACCTAGCACAGAATCTAGTACAGAATCTAACACGGAATATAGTACAACATCTAACACCGAATCTCGctcttattatattttcaatggACAAGTAGAAAGGTTACACAATATTTATGAAGAATTGAGCTTCAATTGCTCTATGTTTTTATGGCACATTTTGCATTTATCAAAAGCGAAAGGTTTTACTTTAGCATTGTCTGGAGGAATAGATTCAGCCTTTTGCGCATGTATGGTATATGTGCTAGCAACAATGCTGGAAATACAAATGAAAGAAATTGAAGAACTAAATGAAATTGAAGATAATAACAAACATGAACAGAAAGGAATACAGAgtgatgatataaataaaaaattatttttaaacaaattaaaaaatattttaataaataaagcatgtaaaaaaaacatttgtAACAAATTGTTAAATACATTATCAATGccatcaaaaaataatagccaagaaacaaaatatttttgtgaaGAATTAAGTAAAGCTATAAATTcttatcataatatttataatatagatgat from Plasmodium berghei ANKA genome assembly, chromosome: 8 harbors:
- a CDS encoding glutamine-dependent NAD(+) synthetase, putative — translated: MKNSIGLSCCSIYSNPLDYEGNKLKIIESIKQCKSLNCSIRIGGELEITGVSCKNSFKGIEDIHENCWLTLSNILKEKYEGSNITDNILCFISMPIYFKKKLYSSEVIIYNSQIIYISPKENVENNEQSMYFSPYVGLKCEEDIELKNEGKNTIIFSNSNVNIISNHFEIFSLPKCIQNVTQQKETYIGKCIIEYEGVAIAHTFLDDLISIERNEIIDDRIDIFNKWDPDCNHSINYNVSENKKNISPFEKEYIKLTTTNKINLECIDVLLVNGYITNELELFKKYFSTLMNLTKKYPHLILCFSNNFGCDNYLYMFDGFSFIGKNEQILTKNGRYSFYEIQVASVKVEIENKQEDIKKEINSKICKNKIGKQISLLSINKHGKDTKEPIFAYNKDIPLSIECSKDTLSKNLPDIFNINKYSKDNKNLAELFSSHHCGNRQNNSEPSTESSTESNTEYSTTSNTESRSYYIFNGQVERLHNIYEELSFNCSMFLWHILHLSKAKGFTLALSGGIDSAFCACMVYVLATMLEIQMKEIEELNEIEDNNKHEQKGIQSDDINKKLFLNKLKNILINKACKKNICNKLLNTLSMPSKNNSQETKYFCEELSKAINSYHNIYNIDDIYMFFKNIGEKFLNEKLKFKTENGTNYHDLCLQNIQSRSRMIMLYFFNTLICQKKYAQYNMYNEFLITLATGNLDESIMGYFTKYDCSSGDIDIIGNVSKILIKETMCYIANSPVFDLQILNKINSYFPSAELKPLENKQNDENELNLKFVEIKLLTILKNKFSLGPSSMYYYLSQYFWPNMSKSDIFDKIQIFFTKIYKNIHKLFILPPSLQNESCAINMNNFSNFATMDFDKIKQRYDIPLDSNTNASKLTK